The following coding sequences lie in one Flavobacterium cyclinae genomic window:
- a CDS encoding AAA family ATPase, giving the protein MEENIATLDIRAINEKIERESAFIDLLTMEMNKVIVGQKHMVERLLIGLLGQGHILLEGVPGLAKTLAINTLSQAVHGSFSRIQFTPDLLPADVVGTMIYNIKQNDFTIRKGPIFANFVLADEINRAPAKVQSALLEAMQEKQVTIGDETFKLDKPFLVMATQNPVDQEGTYPLPEAQVDRFMLKVVIDYPKMEEERHVIRQNLKGAFEKVNQVVSLEQILRAQEAVREVYMDEKIEKYILDLIFATRYPEKYKLESLKPLISFGASPRGSINLATAAKCYAFIKRRGYVIPEDVRAVVYDVLRHRIGITYEAEAENVTTEDIISRIVNEVEVP; this is encoded by the coding sequence ATGGAAGAAAATATAGCCACCTTAGACATTAGAGCAATTAATGAAAAGATTGAAAGAGAAAGTGCTTTTATAGACTTACTTACAATGGAAATGAATAAGGTAATCGTAGGTCAAAAACACATGGTCGAACGATTATTAATAGGTTTGTTAGGTCAAGGACATATTTTATTGGAAGGTGTTCCTGGATTGGCTAAAACCTTAGCCATTAATACGCTTTCACAAGCTGTTCATGGTTCGTTCAGTCGTATTCAGTTTACACCTGATTTGTTACCTGCCGATGTAGTAGGAACTATGATTTACAACATCAAACAAAATGACTTTACCATTCGTAAAGGACCTATTTTTGCCAACTTCGTACTAGCAGATGAGATTAACCGTGCGCCAGCAAAAGTACAATCGGCTTTGTTAGAAGCCATGCAAGAAAAGCAAGTTACCATTGGTGACGAAACGTTTAAGTTAGACAAACCATTCTTGGTAATGGCAACGCAAAACCCTGTTGATCAAGAAGGAACCTATCCATTACCAGAAGCACAAGTTGACCGTTTCATGCTAAAAGTGGTGATCGATTATCCAAAAATGGAAGAAGAGCGTCACGTAATTCGTCAAAATTTAAAAGGTGCTTTTGAAAAAGTAAACCAAGTGGTTTCGTTAGAGCAAATTTTAAGAGCGCAAGAAGCCGTTCGTGAAGTATACATGGACGAGAAAATCGAGAAATACATTTTAGATTTAATTTTCGCAACACGTTATCCTGAAAAATATAAATTAGAAAGTCTAAAACCATTAATCAGTTTTGGAGCTTCGCCTCGTGGAAGTATCAACTTAGCCACTGCTGCTAAATGTTACGCTTTCATCAAACGTAGAGGGTATGTAATTCCAGAAGACGTTCGTGCTGTAGTGTACGATGTATTACGTCACAGAATTGGAATCACCTACGAAGCAGAAGCTGAAAATGTAACCACAGAAGACATTATTAGCAGAATTGTTAACGAAGTTGAAGTGCCTTAA
- a CDS encoding aldo/keto reductase, producing MPIKLSPVIAGVMNWGIWDKNLNTKEFTHLINLFVENGISTFDHADIYGGYTTEAAFGKALSESKIDRKKIQLITKCGIQYTTENRPNNWIKHYEYSKDYIIWSAENSLKNLQTDYLDVLLLHRPSPLMQADEIAEAVSKLKADGKILSFGVSNFTSSQTELLRQKTEISFNQVQFSATHHEAMLDGSFDYMQIHNIKPMAWNPLGTVFRENTDQTFRLRQLLAKLVEKYHIGSDIILLAWIMQHPAGISPVAGTVNSGRIQQLMKAKSLVLDKQDWFAIWTESMGNKVP from the coding sequence ATGCCTATAAAATTATCGCCTGTTATTGCAGGAGTTATGAATTGGGGTATTTGGGATAAAAACCTAAATACCAAAGAGTTTACTCATTTAATTAATTTATTTGTTGAAAATGGTATTTCCACTTTTGATCATGCGGATATTTATGGAGGTTATACTACTGAAGCTGCCTTTGGAAAAGCGCTTTCTGAAAGTAAAATTGATCGCAAAAAAATTCAGTTGATTACTAAATGTGGTATTCAATATACTACTGAAAATAGACCTAACAATTGGATTAAACATTACGAATATTCTAAAGATTATATTATTTGGTCAGCCGAAAATTCATTAAAAAATTTACAAACCGATTATTTGGATGTATTATTACTTCATCGTCCAAGTCCGTTAATGCAAGCTGATGAAATTGCAGAAGCGGTTTCTAAATTAAAAGCAGATGGAAAAATTCTATCTTTTGGAGTTTCAAATTTTACATCTTCTCAAACCGAATTATTACGTCAGAAAACCGAAATTTCTTTTAACCAAGTGCAATTTTCGGCAACCCATCATGAAGCGATGTTAGACGGAAGTTTCGATTACATGCAAATTCACAATATTAAACCAATGGCTTGGAATCCGCTAGGAACGGTTTTTAGAGAAAATACGGATCAAACCTTTAGATTGCGTCAGCTTTTGGCTAAGTTGGTGGAGAAATATCATATAGGTTCTGATATTATTTTATTGGCTTGGATTATGCAACATCCTGCTGGAATTTCTCCAGTGGCAGGAACGGTTAATTCGGGAAGAATTCAGCAATTGATGAAAGCAAAATCATTAGTTTTAGACAAACAAGATTGGTTTGCTATCTGGACGGAAAGTATGGGAAATAAAGTGCCTTAA
- a CDS encoding DUF58 domain-containing protein, whose protein sequence is MDTKEILKKVRKIEIKTRRLSDHIFSGEYHTSFKGRGMTFSEVRQYQYGDDVRAIDWNVTARYNEPFVKVFEEERELTMMLMVDISGSESFGTKNQLKRDMVTEIAATLAFSATQNNDKIGLLLFSDQIELFIPPKKGKSHVLRIIRELIEFESKSKKTDLSQALKYLSSVLKKKAIVFLISDFMVKDYEHTLKIASKRHDVTGIRVFDQREESIPNIGIVNMLDAETGETLLVDTTSKKVRMDYEKYYRENVNYFKDIFSKCGAGTISSRVDESYVTKLLGYFKARN, encoded by the coding sequence ATGGATACCAAAGAAATTCTAAAGAAAGTTCGAAAAATTGAAATCAAAACCCGAAGATTGAGTGATCATATCTTTTCGGGAGAATATCACACGTCGTTTAAAGGACGCGGGATGACGTTTTCAGAAGTGCGCCAATACCAATACGGTGATGACGTAAGAGCTATCGATTGGAATGTAACCGCACGCTATAACGAACCTTTCGTAAAAGTATTTGAAGAAGAACGCGAATTAACCATGATGTTGATGGTAGATATTTCGGGTTCAGAAAGTTTTGGTACAAAAAATCAACTAAAACGCGATATGGTTACTGAAATTGCTGCCACATTAGCGTTTTCGGCAACTCAGAATAATGATAAAATAGGTTTGCTTTTGTTTTCGGACCAAATCGAATTGTTTATTCCACCTAAAAAAGGAAAATCGCATGTTTTACGAATCATTCGCGAGTTAATCGAATTCGAATCGAAAAGCAAAAAAACCGATTTATCGCAAGCTTTGAAATATTTATCAAGCGTTTTGAAAAAGAAAGCCATCGTGTTTTTAATTTCCGATTTCATGGTGAAAGATTACGAACACACGTTGAAAATCGCTTCAAAACGACATGATGTAACCGGAATTCGAGTTTTTGACCAAAGAGAAGAAAGTATTCCAAATATTGGTATTGTAAATATGTTAGATGCTGAAACAGGCGAAACGCTTTTAGTTGATACCACGTCAAAAAAAGTGCGAATGGATTACGAAAAATACTATCGTGAAAACGTAAATTATTTCAAAGATATTTTTTCAAAATGTGGAGCAGGAACGATTAGTTCAAGAGTGGATGAAAGCTATGTAACCAAATTATTAGGTTATTTTAAAGCGCGTAATTAA
- a CDS encoding BatD family protein gives MKNKLYLYIALLFGFFGFAQQISTSIDSTQIKIGSQFNLTIKAKVNAKDKVVFPDGKFFGALEILESYPIDTVKNDNQYELIKKYGLTQFDSGRYVIPKLLVKINQKEFRTDSLSILVNDVKVDTTKQQMYDIKDIIATEEKPMSEWWKLLILLVLIVASGFASYFIIKRLQKDKEQKEEFFASPIEKAIAYLQNLDKKQLVQRGDVKEYYSEMTDITRTYIEESIHIPAMESTSSELLEALKKAIADKKMFVNREELDKFKKVLENSDLVKFAKSQPLPFEIETDKKIIDKFLLVIDKALPRTEDQAAILFAEEVRKKEMQKQKFKRLVMSIGISAFLLVASIVIFAYTVGFDFIKDNYIGHSTEELLEKEWITSEYGEPAIIISTPKVLKRTIDEKIQNNLPENVKATSRFAYGSIIDNFSIVLNTTAFKDTTKIDLDVALETDLRELENFGAKNIIVKTGEFENVKGLSGKKAFGTFTAFDPVREEDVKMEYDIMVLSQPGGAQEFFFIFKEQDEHAKEIVEKIQNSIELRKPKK, from the coding sequence ATGAAAAATAAACTTTACTTATATATTGCTTTATTGTTCGGATTTTTTGGGTTTGCCCAACAAATCTCGACTTCTATTGACTCAACTCAAATTAAAATTGGATCGCAATTCAATTTAACCATCAAAGCAAAAGTAAACGCAAAAGATAAAGTCGTTTTTCCAGATGGGAAGTTTTTTGGTGCTTTGGAAATATTAGAATCGTATCCAATTGACACAGTTAAGAACGACAACCAATACGAATTAATCAAAAAGTACGGGTTAACCCAATTTGATTCCGGACGCTATGTAATTCCTAAGTTATTGGTGAAAATCAATCAGAAAGAATTCCGTACCGATTCACTTTCGATTTTGGTAAACGATGTAAAAGTTGATACTACAAAGCAACAAATGTACGACATCAAAGACATCATCGCCACCGAAGAAAAACCGATGAGCGAATGGTGGAAACTTTTGATTTTATTGGTTTTGATTGTGGCTTCTGGATTTGCATCGTACTTCATCATCAAAAGATTACAAAAAGACAAAGAGCAAAAAGAAGAATTTTTCGCTTCGCCAATTGAAAAAGCGATTGCGTATCTTCAAAACTTAGATAAAAAACAATTAGTACAACGCGGTGATGTGAAAGAATACTATTCTGAAATGACCGATATCACCAGAACGTACATCGAAGAATCCATCCATATTCCAGCAATGGAAAGTACTTCTAGTGAATTGCTAGAAGCCTTAAAAAAAGCAATTGCCGACAAAAAAATGTTTGTCAATCGTGAAGAATTAGACAAATTCAAGAAAGTGTTAGAAAATTCTGATTTGGTAAAATTTGCTAAATCGCAACCGCTACCTTTCGAAATTGAAACCGATAAAAAAATCATCGATAAATTCTTATTGGTAATTGACAAAGCTTTACCACGAACCGAAGATCAAGCGGCTATTTTATTTGCAGAGGAAGTACGTAAGAAAGAAATGCAAAAGCAAAAATTCAAACGTTTGGTGATGTCAATCGGAATTTCCGCTTTTTTATTGGTGGCTTCAATCGTAATTTTTGCTTACACTGTGGGATTTGATTTTATCAAAGACAATTATATTGGTCACTCAACAGAAGAATTATTGGAAAAAGAATGGATAACTTCCGAATACGGAGAACCAGCAATAATTATTTCAACACCAAAAGTGTTAAAACGAACCATCGATGAGAAAATCCAAAATAACTTACCAGAAAACGTAAAAGCAACCAGTCGTTTTGCATACGGAAGTATTATTGATAATTTTTCAATTGTTTTAAATACAACAGCCTTCAAGGACACTACAAAAATAGATTTAGATGTAGCTCTGGAAACTGATTTGCGAGAATTAGAAAACTTTGGAGCTAAAAATATTATCGTAAAAACGGGTGAATTTGAAAATGTAAAAGGACTTTCGGGCAAAAAAGCATTTGGAACCTTTACTGCTTTTGATCCAGTAAGAGAAGAAGATGTAAAAATGGAATACGATATTATGGTATTATCTCAACCTGGAGGTGCTCAAGAATTCTTCTTTATTTTCAAAGAACAAGATGAACACGCAAAAGAGATTGTAGAAAAAATTCAAAATTCAATTGAACTAAGAAAACCTAAAAAATAA